A window of Onychomys torridus chromosome 15, mOncTor1.1, whole genome shotgun sequence genomic DNA:
TACTATAAGAGACCAAACCTaggcctggagagacggctcagtggaaAAAGCACTGtggatgctcttctagaggacccatgCTCAGTTCCACCACCCACATGTGGCTGACATCCCCAgtaacttcagtcccagcagATCTAATGTCATCTaatggcttccttgggcaccaggcccGAATATGgtgcatgtacatgcagacaaagcacccatacatgtgagataaaatattttcctagagCTGAGAGCAGTGGAGACACTCCTCCACCCTAACCTGGAAGCTGTCTCCAAATGACAGAACGAAAATGGACTTTTCTCCAAGGAAAATCTCTGGGGAAACAACCACTCCGAAGGGCAGGCTGCGTACCCAGCTGTCCATAGCCGACACAAAGTGAGCAAGTTCTTTGTCTCACAACATCAagtcagggctttttttttttaaatcttacagaTACTTTGAGTACATATTACAGCttctggtttggggtttttaCGGGATTCCTATGTGTGCGAATGGTATGCATCTCTGTATCTATATGAATTTCTTACgctttttctttggctgtttttCTCGTTTGgtttttgtcctattccaatttggggatttttttttttgtcatttgtattttattttgttttattattgttattattccttagatgcctgctttcaaacagagacagaaaggcgTGGATTCCaatgggaggggaagaagggaggaactgagaggagtgggggaggggaactgtactcagaactttttttttttttttttttttttgaggctgggcgtgatggcacacacatttagtcccaacactttttttttcaaagatttatttatttattatacatacaatgttctgtctgcatgtgtccttgcaggccaaaagagggtaccagatctcattacagatggctgcgagccaccatgtggttgctgggaattgaactcaggacctctggaagagcagtcagtgctcttaacctctgagccatctctccagccccatcagaatatattgtatgaaaaaaaatctattttcaataaaaaaaaaatttgaagagAAACTTGACCCACtatctaaatattttcatttgcacCTGCTCCTATCTTATGAataactatttcattttttaaaatgacatgtcAGGTACAGTGGCCAGGTAAGAGCAATCCCAGGTATCAGAAAGGCTGAagaagaaattcaaggccagcttgtgctacacagtaagactccatctcaaaacaaagaactaGGAATTTGATTACTATGCTTTTGAAACTATTTTGCTTCAAGTAACATAAAGAGCTCGAGTGATGATAAACCTTAGGATGATCCTTGTGCACACTGAAACCTACAAGAGCAGATTTCAACCAACTACccattttcaataattttttaatgagATTAACAATTAATGAAGATTGCCTCACATTTAACTGTGTATTAGTTTTGTCTTTGAAGTTCTTTCCAGGTGAAGTTAGTAAGTTATTTTCAGGTCTCACTTTAGCAAGACTGAGGAGCTAGCAAGGTTCAGATAGCTAACACTGTCCCAGAAATGATCTGAGGAGAAAACCTCTTTTCAAAGAGCTATTAACCTGGCATGTTTTATCAGGCTCATTTTATTCTTGCTAATAAAGTACAATGAATTCTGCTCTCACTATAACAATGGACACATACTGTATCCAGCCACTACCTACCCTACCCCATCTGGGACACACCCACCATGGCTAAAGTGTCAGGATGGGTAGTGGCTGGACACCTCATCAAACACATTCTTactcaggaaaaaaatgtttcgTTCAATTTGTCATTTTGAAACAAAGCCCCTACAACAAGAGGAAACTTCCTGTCCTCAAAGGATATCTTCTCCAATGAGTGTGGACTTTGTATAAAGAGCAGTCAACTTCCGGGAGAACACTGAACTCTTATTGTCTCCGATGGCCTTTAACGCCGCGGTTTCTGTTTGCTTCACAACTCCAACCTTCAACAAAAAAAGACACGCTTACTGTCAAATCCAGGGAaccattgtttaaaaataataataataatgatttcaAAATGTCAAAAAGTCAATTCAGAAGCACTGGAAAAAAGCAGCTCAACACTCGATGTGCAGATACAGAACAGAGAGAACCCCAAGCAACTGGCAAAGTGGATACAGGACAAAGAAACGCTCTGCCGTGCAGCAGAGGGCACTCTAGGGCTCACACGGCAGTGCATTCCTTGCAAGCCCAgcactgaggctgaggctggaggacctgagtttatgTGAAGTCCGTCCTGGGCTCTACAGCTCAGACTCTGgctcaggaaacacacacagaatgatTTTGTTATATAGCTAATGACGATAACGCACTTCACTTTCTCAGAGCCCCAGTTCTAAAGCCAGAGGGGGGCTTTCCACCTCCTCCAGACAGTGCTTTCGCTCTCCAGAGGAGTCGCGATTCCTCTTCCACAGACAAAGCTAGAGCTGACCTTGTACCCTTTGGCCACCAGTCGACGGACATGCACGAACAGTCTGTGAGTGGGTATGCTTGCCGTCATGAAGCTGTGGTCCAAGTGGCAGTAAATGTTGAGTTCCCGGGCAGCAATCTAAAAGGTGTAGACAGAGTGTTAATAAAGTCTATTCAAGATTAAGTTCATCAATCGGCATACGTGTACTTAGGATCTGATATTCCTCTAAATACATACATcatcaataaaatgtttaaaggacGTTCTCTGTACAAAAATAACTTACGGTTGCATCTACTTTGGACACTTCCAAAGGATCAGTTCAGAGCCAACATCTGTACTCTAAATCACAAAAACACAACAGCTCTTCTTCAATGTCCTTGGAAATACACAAATGTTACCAAAACTTAAAAATGTCTGTCTGCTCTACCTAAGAGCCGAGAGTGTAATGGAAGAAGATATGGTTATGCAAACGGGACACATGAATGACTGACAGGAAGACAACACTACATTTACACAGAGGAAATACGCCTTCCTGACAAGAGACACTGACCCTGTTAGCTAAGAGAATGTGACTGAAAGAAATGTGAAAGCAGAAAGCGATAGCTAATTCCTCGCTTTCTTCTAGAAACTACCATAGCTGAACAGTGTCCACCAGAGCCACACAACCTCATTCCAACATTCTCACTACCCAATCTCACCATCTCGGAAGTGCATTGTTCCACCATTACAGTCAAGGGAAGAGCAGTCTTTACTAGGGTCAGATCTGAATTTACCCTTTAACCTAGGCAGCCTGTTTCTCCTTGTCCTATAGGATGCAACTCTTTATCCGCTCCTGCTCTTAGAAAACATGCCAGTGTTATGTCAGAGTCATTTCATAACACAAAATACAGTATAATGTTACTATGAGAATATCACTTTCCTGCAAAAACAGGGTTttgaaaactgaaaggaaaagggTTAGTAAAGACTTTGTTTTCCATGCCTCAGGCAATATCATATGTATGACCTTATCTCTCTGTGATATCCTATGACTCAAGCATGCCTAAAACATAAGCAACATCCATGAGTCCCAACAATGGCAATACCAGCAATACATTTCCTCAGTCTGGCCATTGCAGTGATGTGAACAAGAAAGGCACACAGAAATTCatttgtttgaatgcttggtccctagttgatagaactatttaggaaggaggtgtgttgtgtcactgggggtaggttctgaggtttccaaaagccacaccattctcagtttctttttctctgccttaTGCCTGTGCTTGTGTCTCAATATGTAAgcactcagctactgctccagtgccatgcctgcctgcctgcctgcttccatgctccccaccatgacagtcATTGATACTAAGCCTCTGTAACTGTGATTCCCTCAATTAAATacattcttttataagttgccttgtgtgatggtttgaaggaaaatggccccaaaggcccacaggaagtggcactattagaaggtgtggccttgttggaggaagtgtgtcactgggggtgggctttgaggtttcaaatgctcaagccaggcccggtgtcactctctctccctgctgcctgtggatcgtgatgtagaactctgagtcactctccagcagcatgtctgcctgcatgctgcgatgcttcctgccatgctaatgatggactaaacttctgaactataagccTGTCTCAATTCAacgttttcctttaaaagagttgccatggttacactgtctcctcacagcaataaaaccctaactaagacaccttagtcatgatgttttgtcacggcaatagaaaagtaactgaagaCACCCATTAAATATGCATATTCATCTTTAACCTTCTTCAATGAATCCTACATCAAATGCCTCTAAATTAAATCAGGACCTACCTTGAAAAAAAACTGACAAGGTGCCTAACACACATAAAGATCATTTCAAACACCTGTTCATAGCTGGCTGTTCATTTGCTTGTTCATTAGTTGGAAACTTCTTCTTATAAAAATTCCTAAGTTAAaggtaaaaagaagaaagacttcTCACCCACAAGTCTACTCCTACCAAGCTTGGCTATCCTTAGTTTCATTCTTACTCTACGTAACATATCttatatgatttctttttctgttatgtgtatgggtgttttgctccATGTATTTTTATGCACTACCTACATacagtgcccaaagaggccagaagagggcagataGAACTTACCTCCGCATCCTCCCCAAAGAATCTGTACTTGTACCCACATTCCACACACAGAACCGCGTCCTTATACTGCCGCTTCACATCCATGTACTGCAATTCTAATGGTGTATAGACACTTTTGGATCGTTTGTTCAAAGATTTACAGTCAGAAGCCTTCCGGAAATTTTCAAGGGCATGGTCCAAATTGACTGTCCTGGAAACCAAAAGTTTTATACGGTTTAGAAAGCACCAATTGAATCGCTGAGTTCTCAGAGGACTGGCAAGTTTGACAAAAAGCTAACAGTTGATGGCTCCACATGGAAGGTTTCTAAGGACATATTGCATATTCTAAAGCCAGGCTGAGGCCAAGTTATCTTAAAGTTGGAAATCTTTTCAAAATGAAAGTTTAAAACACAGGAGAGAGCAGTGGGGGAGGAAGTACAAATGAGAATGAAGTATAATGTCATGCATGTGATATCATGATGAAAAAGACAATAATTATTCTATatgctaactttaaaaattaaataaataaaaaggttaaaAGCCAAAGTAAActatataaataagtatatttgaAAGTTTGAATAGtttaatgttttatatgtttttcaaattttttatttcataagccTATTAATGTCTTATTATTTATTCCTGAGAGTGCTGGGCAGCAAAGAATAGAGGGCATGTATCTAGGGCACTTTCTGAAAACATGCTAACATCTACACCAGGTATAGAAGGTAACTTTCCAAGGAGACTCACTTCATCTCAATAGTAAAGCTGTGATGGCTGAGACCTTGGCAACCAGTCAGAGTTTAGAATCCCCTAGATAACACACCTCTGAGTGTGCCTATGAGGATGTTCTCCTCAACCTTTAACTGGGGAAAGCCAGccttgaatgtgggcagcaccatcttATGTGCTAAATAAAAgaggaaagtgagctgagcactggTGTGCACTCTGCACCCTGACTACAGATGACTGCAGTTGACTCCAGAAGACTCCAGATGACTGCAGTTGACTGCAGATGACTGTATATGATTCCAGATGATTGCACATGACTGCAGTTGACTCCAGAAGACTCCAGATGACTGCAGATGACTGCAGTTGACTTCAGAAGACTCCAGATGACTGCAGTTGACTCCAGATGACTGCAGTTGACTGCAGATGACTCCAGAAGACTCCAGTTGACTGCAGATGACTCCAGATGACTCCAGATGACTGCAGTTGACTGCAGATGACTGCAATTGACTCCAGAAGACTCCAGATGACTGCAGTTGACTGCAGTTGGCTCCAGAAGACTCCAAAATACTCCAGATGACTGCAGATGACTGCAGTTGACTGCAGATGACTGCAGATGATTACAGATGACTGCAGTTGACTGCAGATGACTGCAGTTGACTCCAGAAGACTCCAGATGACTGCAGATGACTCCAGATGACTCCAGATGACTCCAGATGACTGCAGTTGACTGCAGATGACTGCAGTTGACTCCAGAAGACTCCAGATGACTGCAGATGACTGCAGATGACTCCAGATGACTGCAGATGACTGCAGTTGACTGCAGTTGACTGCAGATGACTCCAGATGATTGCAGATGACTGCAGTTGACTCCAGAAGACTCCAGATGACTGCAGATGACTGCAGATGACTGCAGATGACTATAGATGACTGTAGATGACTGTAGATGACGGCAGATGACTGCAGTTGACTGCAGATGACTCCAGAAGACTCCAGTTGACTGCAGATGACTCCAGATGACTCCAGATGACTGCAGTTGGCTCCAGAAGACTCCAAAATACTCCAGATGACTGTAGATGACTGTAGATGACGGCAGATGACTGCCATTGACTATAGATGAAATGCAGCAGGTCCTACTACATGCCATCCCTAATGATGGATCAGACCCTCCAACCCTGACATAAATAAACCTTctttccttaagctgcttttgtcagaCCTATCTCATGATCTATCTCATGACCAAGAAAGCCATTAGTCCACAAAATGCCTCCAAAGAGAAGGGGTGGAGATTCATGGCAAGAGAAATGTACCTTACTGTATCGGGTCTGAGAatgcaattattttaaatttttatgagatTTTCCCTTTTGTTTCTATGGTTTTCTAAAAATCCAAGAATGCTATATAATATAAAAGTTAATTCACattcacaaaaatatattttctagaaaaaaatattcccTTATTCATGTATGAATTAAAATAGACTTCCAAAAAAACCAGtactcatttattttatctttaaattgaGCCTGTACTTGCAAAGTTttcaactgaaaaaataaaagcacctATATGCTGCCCACTAGGATTTTCCATGCAAATTATGGAAACTATCAATGAAAACAGCCCTAGACAATACCCCTAGCAAACATGTATAGCAGGACTGCCTGCAGGTGTTGCCTCATTTAATCTCTCCCAAATAAATAGTAAAACTCTAAATATTGAcaagaaaaacaactaaaaaacaaATGTTCCCTCAGCTGATGCAGATGACCTGTGGAAACCATTTATTTCCCTGACAACCCCAAAGAACCTCAAAGTACTTTGGAATGGTTGTGGGTGGTTGTCCATTTACACAAACGATACATACTTTCTGATTAGCCTGAGATTTGGACTCCTCAGAAGAAACTGCATTCTTCGCACGTTGCAGAGTAATGTCTTCAAAATCAGTACATTTTGGCAGAACTGCAAATCTCTCCCGGAGAGGCTCTGTCTGGACTCTGTTTTGAGGGGGGGCGGAATCACAGCAGAATTCTTTCAGCTTTTCCAGAGACTTTAAAATGATCCTGGGCCTCAGACATTTCTTTGGCTCTtgggaaataataaaaagaaaacaggctaatAGTATTTTGACTTCATTACATCAATTCATAATGTACATGtaatttttcagaaagaaattccCATTGGCGCAATGAACCTAACTATAACATGATAAAGAAGGCTGTTCAAGGTAAAGATGACACACTAaaacacacctgtaatttcattCCCTGATGAAATCCATTGAGAACTACAGTAAGGGAGGCTGGCAAGACAGCTCAACAGGAATGGTGCTtgcctgaggacctaagtttaatccccagaaacaagaagggaggaggagaccagctccttcaagttgtcctctgatctacacaaACATTTGCAccccatgcacagacacacacacaataatttttttttttttttaaagtaaataaggggctggagagatggctcagaggttaagcgtactgactggtcttccagaggacctgagttcaattcccagcaaccacatggtggttcacagccatctgtaataagatctgatgccctcttctggcctgtaggcagacatgcagacagaacactgtatacataataaataaatcttaaaaaaaaaaaaaaaaaaaaaccagggtgGCCATGGCAGCTAACGCAACCACGAACCCGTCTCAGCTCCTACCACTAGAGCTCATGGACAAGTGTATAAGATCCAGAATTCACATTGTGATGAAGAGTGATAAAGAAATTGTTGATACACTTCTAGGATTTGATGACTTTGTCAATATGATGTTGGAAGATGTCACTGAGTTTGAAATTACACCAGAAGGAAGAAGGATTACAAAATTAGATCAGATTTTACTAAATGGAAATAATATAACAATGCTGGTTCCTGGAGGAGAAGAGCCTGAAGTATGAATGGATTTCCTTATACTAGAGTCTGGCTTTTTC
This region includes:
- the LOC118596126 gene encoding U6 snRNA-associated Sm-like protein LSm5 — encoded protein: MAANATTNPSQLLPLELMDKCIRSRIHIVMKSDKEIVDTLLGFDDFVNMMLEDVTEFEITPEGRRITKLDQILLNGNNITMLVPGGEEPEV